One Cylindrospermum stagnale PCC 7417 DNA segment encodes these proteins:
- a CDS encoding chaperone modulator CbpM, giving the protein MSSNLSLSCVVWTEAGDRLYSFEQVAYLTQTSVLLLERFARLGLIEPVGIMLRRQDIYRVVQIQRLHRDLNLNWVGAAVVLDMVTEIAQLKAQLRAYHAELQIRNS; this is encoded by the coding sequence ATGAGTTCTAACCTGAGTTTGTCTTGCGTGGTGTGGACAGAAGCAGGCGATCGCCTTTATAGTTTCGAACAAGTCGCTTACCTCACCCAAACCTCGGTTTTATTGCTAGAACGATTTGCCCGCCTGGGACTAATTGAACCTGTAGGAATCATGCTGCGCCGACAGGATATCTATCGCGTTGTGCAGATTCAAAGGTTGCACCGCGATCTGAACTTGAATTGGGTCGGAGCAGCAGTGGTGCTAGATATGGTAACTGAAATTGCCCAACTCAAGGCGCAACTGCGTGCCTACCATGCTGAATTACAAATTCGTAATTCGTAA